One bacterium genomic window carries:
- a CDS encoding phosphotransferase, which yields MKDIIKKAIRNLGFHDNFDIQQLTDGGSTREFYRVKEDNKSVILLLDTAENRTSRPGSEQEFDNYIAIASVLKETNTPIPEIYYYDKKEHFLLAEDVGDLSLELAIKKHNYPVPETYKQVIDTLLNMQIMGLSKSSHCPPIITRKFDYDTFRWETQYFTQYFLGKYCKMEHPALAVIKDIENNQLLQTEFHNLAMKLVNEPFYFMHRDFQSKNIFLKQNRKSFSACRQAGINYPALQGEGIKLTSHNLSGFSPKQPEKSIHNTISLTTNDYTIYILDFQGARQGLLAYDIVSLLKDPYMLLEDKTREELINYYTDSLTNIWKININMEQFKQTFLYTGLQRNMQALGAFSFLSLVKNKSSFLQYIPAGVNYLKKALSDTTEFPVLKKIVNSIPLF from the coding sequence ATGAAAGACATCATAAAAAAAGCTATTCGAAATCTTGGTTTCCACGACAACTTTGACATACAACAATTAACAGACGGTGGCTCGACCCGGGAATTTTATAGGGTTAAAGAAGACAATAAGTCTGTTATACTTCTGCTAGATACTGCCGAAAATAGAACATCCCGCCCCGGCAGTGAGCAGGAATTTGACAATTATATTGCAATTGCATCTGTCCTCAAAGAGACAAACACGCCAATTCCTGAAATTTACTATTATGATAAAAAAGAGCACTTCCTGCTTGCGGAAGATGTGGGAGACTTAAGCCTTGAACTTGCTATAAAAAAACATAATTATCCCGTTCCGGAAACTTATAAACAGGTCATTGACACACTTTTAAATATGCAAATAATGGGGTTATCAAAAAGTTCACACTGCCCCCCCATAATTACCCGTAAATTTGATTACGATACCTTTAGATGGGAAACTCAATATTTTACTCAATATTTTCTCGGTAAATATTGTAAAATGGAACATCCCGCCTTAGCCGTTATAAAAGATATAGAAAATAACCAACTTTTGCAGACTGAATTTCATAATCTGGCAATGAAACTCGTAAATGAGCCATTTTACTTTATGCATAGAGACTTTCAATCTAAAAATATCTTCTTAAAACAAAATAGGAAGTCCTTCTCTGCCTGCCGTCAAGCAGGTATAAATTACCCTGCCCTTCAGGGCGAGGGCATAAAACTAACTTCACATAATCTCTCGGGCTTTAGCCCGAAACAACCCGAAAAGTCCATCCACAATACTATATCGTTGACGACAAATGATTATACGATATACATTTTAGACTTTCAGGGAGCAAGACAAGGATTACTTGCTTATGATATAGTCTCATTACTAAAAGACCCCTATATGTTATTGGAAGACAAAACAAGAGAAGAACTTATCAATTATTATACTGATTCCCTGACAAATATATGGAAAATAAATATAAATATGGAACAATTTAAACAAACTTTTCTTTACACCGGGCTTCAACGAAATATGCAGGCACTTGGCGCATTTTCATTCCTTTCTCTTGTAAAAAATAAATCTTCATTCCTTCAGTATATCCCGGCCGGGGTTAATTACCTGAAAAAAGCCCTGTCTGACACCACTGAGTTTCCAGTGCTAAAAAAAATAGTAAATTCAATACCTTTATTTTAG
- a CDS encoding NDP-sugar synthase: MKAVILSAGYGTRVMPLTNYLPKPLFPIFGQPIIDNIIFYLKSLNISEFSINTHHLADKIKNYVLSSAKFKATFNFSYEPQILGIAGGIGNIKEFLHSEDIFIVHNGDILSNINLEPAIEFHRRENAIITLILHDYKTFNKVTLSSPLSPNNISSINAPANPKSLAFTGISIMSNKILDFLPDNKTSADIIPVYNKLIDLRAIKGYISQNHFWSDIGTPESYLETHKSIVFNRVNLSIPRPSGNIHIGKDSNIPKTTILKGFVSIGQNCIIGENVVLENCIVWDNITIANNTNDKNKIFYSNSSFPPYRQAGGLSSK; the protein is encoded by the coding sequence ATGAAGGCAGTTATACTTTCTGCAGGCTATGGAACAAGGGTAATGCCATTAACAAATTACCTCCCCAAACCCCTATTCCCTATATTTGGACAACCTATCATTGATAATATCATTTTTTACCTAAAATCGTTAAATATCTCTGAATTTTCTATAAATACACACCATCTGGCAGATAAAATAAAAAATTATGTATTATCAAGCGCTAAATTCAAAGCAACTTTTAATTTCTCTTATGAACCTCAAATACTTGGTATCGCAGGAGGTATCGGAAACATAAAAGAATTTTTACATTCCGAAGACATATTTATCGTTCATAATGGAGATATTTTAAGTAATATTAACCTCGAGCCCGCAATTGAATTCCATAGAAGAGAAAATGCAATAATTACACTCATATTACACGACTATAAAACATTTAACAAAGTAACGCTATCTTCTCCCCTCTCCCCCAACAATATTTCAAGTATTAATGCTCCTGCTAATCCAAAATCTCTTGCATTTACAGGAATTTCTATTATGTCAAACAAAATACTTGATTTTTTACCGGATAATAAGACGTCGGCGGATATTATACCCGTTTATAATAAATTAATCGACCTGCGCGCTATAAAAGGCTATATTTCCCAAAATCATTTCTGGTCAGACATAGGAACTCCTGAAAGCTACCTCGAAACCCATAAATCTATAGTTTTTAACAGGGTTAATCTGTCGATTCCTCGCCCCTCCGGTAATATTCACATTGGAAAAGATTCTAACATACCTAAAACTACTATACTAAAAGGCTTTGTTTCTATAGGACAAAATTGCATAATTGGAGAAAATGTGGTTTTAGAAAATTGTATTGTATGGGATAATATTACAATCGCTAATAATACAAATGATAAAAATAAAATATTTTATAGTAACTCAAGCTTCCCTCCCTACCGTCAGGCAGGCGGATTGAGTAGTAAATAA
- a CDS encoding HEAT repeat domain-containing protein: MIIKELRVALSNILLYPPDSEIIKQSLENCSADILNFLKIQPSLTISESEGKLLVNDKSTETAGGIFFDCLAACTIRSITFKPGFTQQELYNFLHKLSLKQKPEPSEHISINEKLYMPMGDNDILIAKGQDLLGIKDKVLLYADEIAKLIDKVEDSGVKSDLKNKVIEKLGTEVFSNKVETQVVADKRPIPDKLEIKDFLDMDNKDMIEEELLNKLPSLLESLRSPEELEQASDLCNKLASNLEASVTDIRLKAIIAFKKLYSVIEFIREPKIIKDIDKKFVEVGRKETNGEIYKEIVNILGNAATRYLKQGDYASTHMITEMLGAHASSTEFDERRESAKSTIDSLIGTEFTRLLVYDLHSDDESRREKAISILLDIGDSCIKPLIAELKEVTDIRLRKAIADILMKIGKSGIIQLMEEIRVEPLPVAISKMLDVLDGIGYEEQVVEGLKKIVHHPNFYVRRKVVDILYKIGTESAKQLLFEEINDEISAIKERVITYLGELHYFPLAVKLVEMLDKRKDEKETVQICACKALIELGDASSTPVLLKVAMPGSMFRQARSREVRMAAIEALIMLGDKRVHQFMNDKDKAVQRFVRELIGNKQDK; this comes from the coding sequence ATGATAATAAAAGAATTAAGGGTAGCGTTAAGCAATATACTATTATATCCACCTGATAGTGAAATCATAAAGCAATCCCTGGAAAATTGCAGTGCGGATATATTGAATTTTCTTAAAATACAGCCTTCTCTTACTATTAGTGAGTCGGAAGGCAAGTTGCTTGTAAATGACAAGTCAACTGAAACGGCGGGCGGGATATTTTTTGATTGTCTTGCTGCTTGTACAATAAGAAGTATAACTTTTAAACCCGGTTTTACCCAGCAAGAGCTTTATAACTTTTTACATAAGCTTTCTCTTAAACAAAAACCGGAACCATCAGAACATATAAGCATAAATGAAAAATTATATATGCCTATGGGGGATAACGATATTCTTATAGCAAAAGGGCAGGACTTATTGGGAATAAAAGATAAGGTATTATTATATGCCGATGAAATCGCTAAACTTATAGATAAGGTTGAAGATTCCGGCGTCAAATCGGATTTAAAAAATAAAGTGATAGAGAAACTCGGAACGGAAGTTTTTTCTAATAAAGTAGAAACTCAAGTAGTTGCGGATAAACGTCCTATTCCTGATAAACTTGAAATAAAAGACTTTTTGGATATGGACAATAAAGATATGATAGAAGAAGAGTTGTTGAATAAACTACCTTCTTTACTGGAAAGTTTACGTTCGCCGGAAGAATTGGAACAAGCGAGTGATTTATGCAATAAATTAGCATCTAATTTGGAAGCAAGTGTTACAGATATAAGATTGAAAGCAATAATAGCCTTCAAGAAACTATATTCAGTTATTGAGTTTATCAGAGAGCCTAAGATTATAAAAGATATAGACAAAAAGTTTGTTGAAGTCGGGCGGAAAGAGACGAACGGGGAAATTTATAAAGAAATAGTAAATATTCTTGGTAATGCAGCAACAAGATATCTTAAGCAGGGAGACTATGCCTCTACTCATATGATTACGGAAATGCTTGGAGCGCATGCAAGTTCTACGGAATTTGATGAAAGAAGAGAAAGTGCAAAATCTACAATTGACAGTCTTATAGGGACCGAGTTTACGCGGTTATTAGTCTATGATTTACATAGTGATGATGAATCGAGGAGAGAGAAGGCGATATCAATATTATTAGATATCGGAGATTCCTGTATAAAACCATTAATAGCCGAATTAAAAGAAGTGACAGATATAAGGTTACGAAAGGCGATTGCGGATATTCTTATGAAAATAGGGAAATCAGGAATTATCCAATTAATGGAGGAAATAAGGGTAGAACCTTTGCCCGTTGCGATTTCAAAAATGCTTGATGTCTTAGATGGTATTGGTTATGAGGAACAGGTAGTAGAGGGATTGAAGAAGATAGTGCATCATCCTAATTTTTATGTTCGCAGGAAAGTCGTGGATATTCTTTATAAGATAGGCACAGAATCCGCAAAACAATTATTATTTGAGGAAATAAACGATGAAATAAGCGCAATTAAAGAAAGAGTAATTACTTATTTAGGCGAACTTCATTATTTCCCTTTAGCTGTAAAGTTGGTTGAGATGCTGGATAAACGTAAAGATGAAAAAGAAACGGTACAAATATGTGCATGCAAGGCTTTGATTGAATTAGGGGATGCGAGTTCAACACCTGTGCTTTTAAAGGTAGCAATGCCCGGGAGTATGTTTAGACAGGCGAGATCAAGAGAAGTAAGAATGGCAGCCATAGAAGCGCTTATTATGTTAGGGGACAAAAGGGTTCATCAGTTTATGAATGATAAAGATAAGGCTGTGCAGAGGTTTGTTCGTGAACTTATTGGGAATAAACAAGATAAATGA
- a CDS encoding glycosyltransferase family 4 protein, whose product MGYKKKIGISNPPEAERASYKVILVTPDFPPENGGIQNVLYGIAKSMGIDVIAPNSPGAREFDRKQSFRIYRVPYVKGDKKLSLPFIIVKTILLIRLRRTDFLICGHILTAIVGVLALKPYIVYTYGMEVTTFRYRLLMRWLMMKAYRVITISEFTKKYLLKLGIPLSKIVKIYPVVDMRVFNLGVDETPVVKKYNLYNKSQGGGMSNKSIMLTVGRMSKEERYKGHDVMIKILPEIIKKIPDVVWVVVGTGDDYDRFREDINNLKLSEYVVFTGKVSQEELAGLYKAANVFVMPSIEKSVSEGVKGEGFGIVYIEANACGTPVVAYKTGGVSEAIIDGVTGILVEQGDSKKLAESIIKLLLDKKLSEKLGLQGNQRVSKELNIELLRERFESLIKL is encoded by the coding sequence ATGGGGTATAAAAAAAAGATAGGAATTTCTAATCCGCCAGAGGCGGAAAGAGCTTCCTATAAAGTTATTTTAGTAACGCCGGATTTTCCGCCTGAAAATGGGGGAATTCAGAATGTATTATATGGAATTGCAAAAAGCATGGGAATAGATGTGATTGCACCGAATAGTCCGGGGGCAAGAGAGTTTGACAGGAAACAGAGTTTTAGAATTTATCGTGTGCCTTATGTTAAAGGGGATAAGAAATTATCATTACCTTTTATTATTGTAAAAACTATATTATTAATCCGACTCAGGCGGACCGACTTTTTAATTTGTGGGCATATCCTTACGGCAATTGTGGGAGTATTAGCGTTAAAACCATATATAGTATATACTTATGGGATGGAAGTAACTACTTTTAGGTACAGGTTATTAATGAGATGGTTAATGATGAAAGCATACAGAGTAATTACTATATCAGAGTTTACGAAGAAATATTTATTAAAGTTAGGGATACCTTTATCAAAAATAGTGAAGATTTATCCCGTAGTGGATATGAGAGTTTTTAATTTAGGGGTTGATGAAACTCCTGTCGTTAAAAAATATAATCTTTATAATAAGTCCCAAGGCGGTGGGATGTCCAACAAGTCAATTATGTTAACTGTGGGGCGTATGTCAAAGGAAGAGAGATATAAAGGGCATGATGTTATGATAAAAATATTACCTGAAATAATTAAAAAAATTCCTGATGTTGTTTGGGTAGTTGTCGGGACCGGGGATGATTATGATAGATTTAGAGAAGATATAAATAATTTGAAATTATCGGAGTATGTTGTATTTACTGGAAAGGTAAGCCAGGAAGAATTAGCCGGTTTATACAAAGCTGCGAACGTGTTTGTGATGCCAAGCATTGAAAAGTCTGTATCAGAAGGGGTTAAGGGAGAAGGATTTGGAATAGTGTATATAGAGGCAAATGCCTGCGGGACACCTGTAGTTGCATATAAAACGGGTGGGGTTTCGGAAGCGATAATAGATGGTGTTACGGGAATTTTAGTAGAGCAGGGAGATAGTAAGAAACTTGCCGAATCAATAATTAAATTATTGCTGGATAAAAAGCTTTCAGAAAAGTTAGGACTTCAGGGGAACCAGAGAGTTAGTAAAGAGCTGAATATAGAATTGTTAAGGGAGAGATTTGAGAGTTTAATAAAATTATAA
- the rsxC gene encoding electron transport complex subunit RsxC, with amino-acid sequence MQVRTFLGGVSPHSKKITQNNTIEIMPVSEMVIIPLSQHMGIPAKPIIEAKMKVKAGTKIGKIDGDLSSPASWTRIPNRPYEADSRASCNIHSSISGTVKGIEPYFSSSGEKVLSVVIESDGKDEMELYSDEAVSPDEIIKRVEDAGIVGMGGRASPTYIKLIPQKDKSINTIILNVCESEPYLTGDSRLIMEKTREIFEGVKLIMSVVGAKRCFVGIGNNKIKNLWQIKAIAKEFGFYVHILRAKYPQGEEKQLVPVVTGRKVPPGGFSFDVGVSVYNVSTVYAIYEACKIKKPLIERVITVTGRVKQPKNIKVRIGTLFKDAIEFCGGYSEEPAKIIMGGPMMGIAQADDNVPVIKTTSGILVQSKRDVSLYEEYPCIRCGACVSVCPTGLIPSRIADCVEKNKFDEAKKLCIMDCIECGSCAYICPSKRNLVHLIKYGKIKIK; translated from the coding sequence ATGCAGGTTAGAACATTTTTAGGTGGAGTAAGTCCTCACAGCAAGAAAATTACACAAAATAATACTATTGAAATAATGCCTGTTTCTGAAATGGTTATTATTCCTTTATCCCAACATATGGGGATTCCTGCAAAACCTATTATTGAAGCTAAAATGAAAGTAAAAGCCGGGACAAAAATAGGTAAAATTGATGGGGATCTATCATCTCCAGCGAGCTGGACAAGAATCCCTAATCGTCCGTATGAGGCTGACTCAAGGGCTTCCTGTAATATACATTCAAGTATTTCGGGGACAGTAAAAGGCATTGAGCCTTATTTTTCTTCTTCCGGGGAAAAAGTACTTTCTGTGGTGATAGAATCGGATGGGAAAGATGAAATGGAATTATATTCTGACGAGGCAGTTTCTCCCGATGAAATTATAAAACGGGTGGAGGATGCCGGTATTGTAGGGATGGGGGGAAGAGCTTCCCCGACATATATAAAACTAATTCCACAAAAAGACAAATCAATAAATACTATAATCTTAAATGTATGTGAATCGGAACCATATTTAACGGGAGATTCTAGATTGATAATGGAAAAAACAAGAGAAATATTTGAAGGAGTCAAACTTATAATGAGTGTTGTTGGTGCGAAAAGATGTTTTGTTGGGATAGGAAATAATAAAATTAAAAATTTATGGCAAATCAAAGCAATTGCGAAGGAATTTGGTTTTTACGTTCATATATTGAGAGCAAAATATCCTCAAGGAGAGGAAAAACAACTTGTACCGGTTGTTACCGGTAGAAAAGTGCCACCGGGAGGATTCTCTTTTGATGTTGGTGTTTCGGTGTATAATGTAAGCACTGTTTATGCAATATATGAAGCCTGTAAAATCAAGAAACCCTTAATAGAGAGGGTAATAACAGTTACGGGCAGGGTAAAACAACCCAAAAACATTAAAGTAAGAATAGGAACATTATTTAAAGATGCAATTGAATTTTGTGGCGGGTATAGTGAAGAACCGGCTAAAATTATAATGGGTGGTCCAATGATGGGGATTGCCCAAGCTGATGATAATGTACCTGTAATAAAAACAACATCAGGTATTCTTGTACAAAGCAAACGAGATGTTTCTTTATATGAGGAGTATCCCTGTATAAGATGTGGCGCGTGTGTTTCTGTTTGTCCGACGGGATTAATCCCATCAAGGATTGCAGATTGTGTTGAAAAAAATAAGTTTGACGAAGCAAAAAAACTTTGTATAATGGACTGTATTGAATGTGGTAGTTGTGCTTATATATGTCCATCAAAAAGGAATTTAGTACATTTGATAAAATACGGGAAAATTAAAATAAAATAA
- a CDS encoding LptF/LptG family permease: MILSLYVVKEHIAPFFIGFLALTSILLMNQIFLLIWDVIGKGVPFLTVLYILLLYLPSIFALTIPMSVMVASCMAFGRLSSDFEITAIRSSGINPLKLNTLPLIMGTGLALFMIWFNNHTLPEANHKLKNIMLELAQKKPSLQIKPFVTFTDFEGYYLNVGAVNYKSGQIERVRLLEKSTEREIFAQNGKFITSGNKIILVLNNGEIHELIKDKRYRKISFKEHRIYIPMDNEEIRIQKDFRGERELSAQALKKDINRELQKSKPNKKVKNGKIYSMLVEYHKKYSIPAASFIFILLGCPLAIRVKKRGVGVGFGLPLLFFIFYYVCLVGGESLGDRGVVQPWIAMWFANAALLIIAIVATFRANKLS, translated from the coding sequence ATGATTCTTAGCCTTTACGTAGTAAAAGAACATATCGCCCCTTTTTTTATCGGATTTTTAGCCCTCACATCCATATTGCTTATGAATCAAATCTTTCTTCTTATATGGGATGTAATTGGCAAAGGCGTTCCTTTCTTAACTGTATTGTATATATTACTTTTATATTTGCCTTCTATTTTCGCATTAACTATTCCTATGAGCGTAATGGTAGCATCCTGTATGGCATTTGGTAGATTGTCTTCGGATTTTGAAATTACGGCAATAAGAAGCTCAGGGATTAACCCGTTAAAACTTAATACGCTTCCCCTAATTATGGGTACAGGACTCGCACTTTTTATGATATGGTTCAACAATCATACTTTACCTGAAGCTAATCATAAACTAAAAAATATAATGCTTGAATTGGCACAAAAAAAACCAAGTTTACAAATAAAACCTTTCGTGACATTTACTGATTTTGAAGGATATTACCTAAATGTAGGAGCTGTTAATTATAAATCAGGACAAATTGAACGTGTCAGATTACTAGAAAAATCTACCGAACGAGAAATTTTTGCCCAAAACGGCAAATTTATTACTTCTGGCAACAAAATTATATTGGTATTAAATAATGGCGAGATTCACGAATTGATTAAAGATAAGCGATACCGTAAAATAAGCTTTAAAGAGCATCGTATTTATATTCCTATGGATAACGAAGAAATTAGAATACAAAAAGACTTCAGAGGAGAACGGGAACTCTCCGCTCAAGCACTAAAAAAAGATATAAACAGGGAATTACAAAAATCCAAACCAAATAAGAAGGTTAAAAATGGTAAAATATACTCAATGCTGGTAGAATACCATAAAAAATACTCAATCCCGGCAGCCTCTTTCATATTTATTCTGTTAGGTTGCCCATTAGCAATCAGGGTAAAAAAAAGAGGCGTAGGTGTAGGTTTCGGTTTACCCCTGTTATTCTTTATATTCTATTATGTATGCCTTGTAGGTGGAGAAAGTTTAGGGGATAGAGGCGTGGTTCAACCCTGGATTGCAATGTGGTTTGCAAACGCCGCATTGTTGATAATTGCAATAGTTGCAACCTTCAGGGCAAATAAATTATCCTGA
- a CDS encoding glycosyltransferase, whose translation MHKFLFLVNGSPDSWAGIRAKRFLGFVDDFYQTAIHYKTETKIKTVLKFIKVVLKNKPSLIYVLQVGYVNSIPALLAKIIFKTKIIIDIGDINYEVAKINGDRLWIEIMFIKNMEKLLWRLSNIIIVRGTYHKIYFDVLGYKNVYFIPDGVDTNVVKPIEDSGAFRKEFGLDDSFTVGVLGSINWSKSLEMCYGWEIVEVIKLLNDMDVKRKIKGIIIGEGDGVPILKKKAEEYGIQDKILFLGNIKYEEVYKYISLMDICISTQTNNILGWMRTTGKIPIYLSCNKYILATKVGTVVGLLPEAMLVPYSGMKDLNYPLELVDRICKIYDNRDLLSLGNSSREIAKKHFEYKILGEKVGDIVRNSFQ comes from the coding sequence ATGCATAAATTTTTATTTTTAGTCAATGGCAGCCCTGACAGTTGGGCGGGGATAAGAGCAAAGAGATTTTTAGGTTTTGTGGATGATTTTTACCAGACTGCGATACATTATAAAACTGAAACAAAAATCAAAACAGTATTAAAGTTTATTAAAGTTGTATTAAAGAATAAACCCTCATTAATATATGTTTTACAGGTTGGATATGTTAATTCTATTCCTGCTCTTTTGGCAAAAATTATTTTTAAGACAAAAATAATTATTGATATAGGAGACATAAACTATGAAGTAGCAAAAATTAACGGGGATAGATTATGGATAGAGATTATGTTTATAAAAAATATGGAAAAATTATTATGGAGATTATCAAACATAATTATTGTCAGAGGAACATATCATAAAATATATTTTGATGTGCTTGGTTATAAAAACGTGTATTTTATCCCTGATGGTGTGGATACGAATGTTGTAAAACCAATAGAAGACAGCGGGGCTTTTAGAAAAGAATTTGGTTTGGATGATTCTTTTACAGTAGGAGTTTTGGGAAGCATTAACTGGAGTAAATCATTGGAAATGTGTTACGGATGGGAAATAGTAGAAGTAATAAAATTGCTTAACGATATGGATGTGAAGAGAAAAATAAAAGGTATAATAATAGGCGAAGGTGACGGGGTTCCGATATTAAAAAAGAAAGCAGAAGAGTATGGAATACAGGATAAGATATTATTTCTCGGGAATATTAAATACGAAGAAGTATATAAATATATTAGTCTTATGGATATATGTATTTCCACTCAAACCAATAATATTTTGGGCTGGATGAGGACTACGGGTAAAATACCGATATATTTATCCTGCAATAAGTATATTTTAGCGACCAAAGTAGGAACCGTTGTTGGATTATTGCCCGAAGCAATGTTAGTTCCTTATTCCGGAATGAAAGATTTGAATTATCCTTTGGAATTAGTTGATAGAATTTGTAAAATTTATGATAATCGTGATTTATTGTCATTGGGAAATAGTAGTAGAGAAATTGCGAAGAAACATTTTGAATATAAAATACTCGGGGAAAAAGTAGGGGATATTGTCCGGAATAGCTTTCAATAA
- a CDS encoding glycosidase, which produces MNNILKRYSGNPILEPIFKNSWEARMVYNCAALYEGGKVHLVYRARGVDGGVSRFGYASSKDGFHIDERLAEPIFTGDSSSDFECFGCEDPRLTRIEDRIYMCYTAFGQVPGISRRVNSIQLGMTSISLRDFLSKRWNWEKPWYPFFRVDNKDAFLFPERIKGKYVLYHRIPPHMWISYSKDLKNWDEAKIIMKIRPGWENFKIGGGAPPIRTKKGWLIVYHGVNEKFHYQLGIAMASLDDPSKIIYRYSEPFLSPSESYEKEGLVPNVVFTCGAVVIKDTLFVYYGGADTVICVATADMKELLNKIKI; this is translated from the coding sequence ATGAATAATATTTTAAAGAGATATAGTGGGAACCCGATTTTAGAACCCATATTTAAAAATTCATGGGAAGCCCGTATGGTATATAATTGTGCGGCATTATATGAAGGTGGAAAAGTTCATCTTGTGTATAGGGCAAGAGGTGTAGATGGCGGAGTGTCAAGATTTGGGTATGCTTCAAGTAAAGATGGTTTTCATATTGATGAAAGATTAGCAGAGCCAATTTTTACCGGAGATTCTTCGAGTGATTTTGAATGTTTTGGATGCGAAGATCCAAGATTAACAAGGATAGAAGATAGAATATATATGTGTTATACGGCTTTCGGGCAAGTTCCGGGTATTAGCAGACGGGTAAATTCAATACAATTGGGAATGACGTCTATTTCTTTACGTGATTTTTTGAGCAAGAGATGGAACTGGGAAAAGCCCTGGTATCCATTTTTCAGAGTAGACAATAAGGATGCTTTTTTATTTCCCGAACGTATTAAAGGGAAATATGTTTTATATCATAGAATACCGCCTCATATGTGGATAAGTTATTCAAAAGACTTGAAAAACTGGGATGAAGCTAAAATAATAATGAAGATTCGTCCCGGGTGGGAAAACTTTAAGATAGGTGGAGGCGCTCCGCCTATTAGAACTAAGAAAGGTTGGCTTATTGTATATCATGGAGTAAATGAAAAATTTCATTATCAATTGGGCATTGCTATGGCATCATTAGATGACCCGTCTAAAATTATATATAGATATTCAGAGCCATTTTTGAGTCCCAGTGAAAGTTATGAGAAAGAGGGGTTAGTTCCGAATGTAGTTTTTACGTGTGGTGCAGTAGTAATAAAAGATACACTTTTTGTTTATTATGGTGGTGCGGATACGGTTATTTGTGTTGCAACTGCAGATATGAAAGAGTTATTGAATAAAATAAAAATATAG